From the Manihot esculenta cultivar AM560-2 chromosome 14, M.esculenta_v8, whole genome shotgun sequence genome, the window TAagatttattgaataaaaaaatctaaacgtTTACGatattttacatttatatcATAATCTAAAACTTTTGGACAATAAAATCAAttctttcatatttattttaattttaaccatctattttaatcaattttaactaaaaattttttaatttacatgaagtaaaattattatttgaatatgGAGGTTGAATCACTTTCACATATCGCTCACTCCATCGTTGTTTGGCTGACCTCTATTCCACGCGAATGTAGAAATTATTTATTCCAGTAATGAAAATTGGAATAGTTTGTATTGAGAGAAAAACTCATTTCTCTCGCTTAATAAAGtcccatttaatttaaattaaaatttatctcaTCCTAATCTCTTTAAAAATtagattcttttttatttttagcgaAACATCAACAAAATTTAGGTTTGAGCGAGAGAAAGCAAGCAGGacaaagagagaaagaaaaaaaaaaaagtaattttaaaaatttctattaattttagttattgatTATAATTGAGAATTGTAATTGCTGACATGGTTTTTGATGTGAGTctaattatagtatttaatttataattgatgtGGCATGaaatatgataataaaaaattcaaatcattTTGATTTTTGTTAATGGTAGCCCAATCttaaaatttcatttcatttataatcaactaacaaattttatttaattaaattaatattttattaatttatttcaatttattgatttaaaaatttttgattttacgagttttcatatttataacttaaatttttaattttatattaaaaatctcaactcttaaatttattataattataataattattttaattaattttaattatatttaaattaactcgcataatatcttattatttttactgtataaataacttaattattttaaattaaaatttaattaaaactttaaattctTAATTACCCAAAATTCTTGattaaaattcttatttaaatataagagaattaaatatttcaattatataatttagaaattttatataattaagaatttagaattttaattaaactttaattctgattaattaagttatttatattataaaaataatgatatatatatatatatcatgtaatattactttaaatttaattaaaattaatttaaaaatttgttataattataataaatttaaaaatttaaatcttttaatttaaaaattaaaaatttagactataaatataaaaatagtaaaattattattttttttaaccaatagataatatatttaataaaaacttatattttatctttctttttctaatcggtttttattttaattaatataataaaaaataaaatttcatctctcttctattttaaaaatatatttataaaaatttatttatgaaaatataaggattttattactttttagaATTAGGAATTCACATACATAAAtacacttttaaaaatataagtgaGAGaggattatttttattatactgagaaaaatgaattttaattttattatattaaataataaaatattatttaatttatttacataaaattaatCAACTAATTATAATGAAAGTAAacctataaaattaaaatataattagtaaaaatcaaaaatatttatctttttctttattatattttatgataaatcagtaaatataattaaaataataaaataatatatcacgCTAGCTTCTATgttagtaattttaattataatttttatcatacACTCTAATTAACACAAACttagattaaaaataataaacttaaaaaattgattaaaattgaaaaatgaccATTTTTCTTTCTGTTTTTTCAATTGTGGGATAATATTTGATCGgtttagtttaaaattgaattgaactaaattgaaagttaaaattttaatatttataaaaatcaaatcgaattgattttgattagaaattaaattaaatcgatctgattcgatttgatttaatcgtttaaaattttaataaattttttattttttatattttattttttatattttaaaatttaattaaagtattttaattttaatataatctaatttctttatattattgaaaataatatattattatttctaatttaatttttttaaattttttttcgtaattaaaattaaattaaatcgaaataataaaaattttaaaattaaaaatcgaatcaaattaaattaaaataaataaataaattaaattaaaaatttaaattaattcagttgaattaaattttttctgTCTAAATTGAAAAGCGCGGATTCTAGTATGGGTTTGTGGCTTACTGGGCTGCGCTGTGCTGGCCCATCAGCTCTCCAGCCCACATGTAACGTGACAAAACCGAAAGAGGCAAGCGACCAAACCCGCTCTTTGTACCCAAAAACAAGAGACCTCGACCGCATTCACTCCGACCCACAAAGCTTTGAGGAAATGGGGAAACCATTGGGAACGACTGGGGAGTTCTTCAGGAGAAGGGACGAATGGAGGAAGCATCCAATGGTCACCAATCAGTTCCGCCACGCGGTTCCTGGCCTTGGGATTGGCCTAGTCGCCTTTGGCATCTACCTTGTTGGGGAACAAGTTTACAACAAGCTTTATGCTCCTTCCTCTAGCCATCACGCATCTTCATCTTCTCACTCTCACTGATTTCAACAATTTTTGTTGATTTGTGCTTTCCAGGTTAGCTGATTTGcgatttttcttcaaatttctgCGGTTCGTAGAGATTAGTTTgtattaatttttgttttgatATTTTACTATTAGCCGATTACGCAGTCTCTTGGTGTGTTTCAGGTTTGTATTGTAAATTGCGGCTAGTTAGTTACTGGGTTCTCATTGGTTATGATGAATCCTGAGTTGGGTCTATATTTCTTTTCTTATAAATTCTAACTGctactatttttttttcccttttttgctGATTTTGTTATTAATTAAGAGCGTATTTGAAAAGGGGTGCCAATCTGTTTCAGCTAATTTGTGGCGTGTTATGGTTGGAATAGGTTTTGTGATTGGCTATTTGGCTTTAGTGAAACGGGCCTGTTTTGTTTCTCTGCATTTTGCTACTCTTGCAATGGTCCTGGTAGCTATAATTCCTGCTGCTTTTATACTTGAATCTGTTGTTGTTCCTCTGAAATTTGGGGATTTTCTGCTTTCTGTTTTTCTTGCCTTTCCCCAGAATAGCATAGTCAATTATGTGAATATCACTTGCCCCTTGTTTGGAATCAAAGATTTCAAAAGaattcagttcaatttaattcttttctattaattttgttGTTTGGAATGGAAGAATTCATTGGattcatttataattttctgTTAATTGGATTAGTGGTAGTCCAATTGGAAAGAGAACCCACAAGTCATTAAAAGTAGCTCAAAGATATGCCTATTGATGCAAGGGAAGCTAGTGATAAGATAACCTCATATTGTTGGTGAGGAACATTATGAAACTGCACAAAGAGTTTAGTCGGTTCTCTTTTCCGATGGGGTCAAGGGGAGGGATATATATTTTCTGCGGTTCCATTGCTATCTCGAGCTTTGCGCAATCGACTGGGCTTTATTTGTAACGTCTCTGTTCCTTGGTAATCCAAACCCAATAATGTATGAACTAGCCCATGTTTGACTAGCCAAGCTAACTATTCCTTTATTTTCCGATCACCTGGAAGGGACAAAATTTTAACAGTACAATGGTTGGTTGTTCATGGACTAGCTGTGGAAATTATCAAGTAATcagaaatgaaaaagaagaccaaaaattttttttaacttacaaAATTTTCATCTACAAAGGAAATGAAATCATGCATGATTTTGttagaatttattttgaattattttcttgCAAAATTAATAATGCCAAACAGAGGATCACAGCTGGCTATTTTTTATTTGCAGCCTTTTGGTAATTATGCATTGTtgtgaattttaatatttcttgaATATGGTTTTAGTTTCTATAGTTGCTTTCCTCATCATGCATCATTAAGTGAAGTTGTATCGTGTGGTTTTAAGATTGCAGAACTGTGTAGTTTGTATGGGATTTCTTTGGAGGCTTTGCAGAATTATTGAACATTTGAACTATTTAGCACTTGAAGTATAAGGTGAAATGTCATGAAGAATtagtttttatttacttttttatttttcttttg encodes:
- the LOC122721823 gene encoding NADH dehydrogenase [ubiquinone] 1 beta subcomplex subunit 3-B-like — its product is MGKPLGTTGEFFRRRDEWRKHPMVTNQFRHAVPGLGIGLVAFGIYLVGEQVYNKLYAPSSSHHASSSSHSH